A window of the Streptomyces finlayi genome harbors these coding sequences:
- a CDS encoding sugar phosphate isomerase/epimerase family protein, which yields MPRPFTLFTGQWADLPLEEVCRHARDFGYDGLELACWGDHFEVDKALTDPGYLDGRHELLGKYGLTCYAISNHLVGQAVCDNPIDERHQAILPVRIWGDGEPEGVRRRAAEEMRNTARAAAAFGVETVIGFTGSSIWHLVAMFPPVPPHMIERGYEDFAERWNPILDVFDAEGVRFAHEVHPSEIAYDYWTTKRALEAVDHRPAFGLNFDPSHFVWQDLDPVGFLYDFRDRIYHVDCKEARKRLDGRNGRLGSHLPWGDPRRGWDFVSAGHGDVPWEDVFRMLRSIGYEGPISVEWEDAGMDRLTGAPEALASLKRFDFDPPASSFDAAFGSAD from the coding sequence ATGCCCCGTCCCTTCACGCTCTTCACCGGTCAGTGGGCCGACCTGCCGCTGGAGGAGGTCTGCCGGCACGCCAGGGACTTCGGCTACGACGGTCTCGAACTCGCCTGCTGGGGCGACCACTTCGAGGTCGACAAGGCACTCACCGATCCTGGATACCTGGACGGGCGGCACGAGCTGCTCGGAAAGTACGGGCTCACCTGCTACGCGATCTCCAACCACCTGGTCGGGCAGGCCGTCTGCGACAACCCGATCGACGAGCGCCACCAGGCGATCCTGCCCGTCAGGATCTGGGGCGACGGCGAGCCCGAAGGAGTACGGAGGCGGGCGGCGGAGGAGATGAGGAACACCGCACGTGCCGCCGCGGCCTTCGGGGTGGAGACCGTCATCGGCTTCACCGGATCGTCCATCTGGCACCTGGTCGCGATGTTCCCGCCGGTGCCGCCTCACATGATCGAGCGCGGTTACGAGGACTTCGCCGAGCGCTGGAACCCGATCCTCGACGTCTTCGACGCGGAGGGGGTGCGCTTCGCCCACGAGGTGCACCCCAGCGAGATCGCCTACGACTACTGGACGACGAAGCGTGCCCTGGAGGCGGTTGACCACCGGCCCGCGTTCGGGCTGAACTTCGACCCGAGCCACTTCGTGTGGCAGGACCTCGATCCGGTGGGGTTCCTGTACGACTTCCGGGACCGGATCTACCACGTGGACTGCAAGGAGGCGCGTAAGCGCCTCGACGGACGCAACGGCCGGCTCGGCTCACATCTGCCCTGGGGCGATCCCCGGCGCGGCTGGGACTTCGTGTCGGCCGGTCATGGTGACGTGCCGTGGGAGGACGTCTTCCGGATGCTGCGTTCCATCGGGTACGAGGGGCCGATCTCCGTGGAGTGGGAGGACGCCGGGATGGACCGGCTGACGGGAGCGCCGGAGGCGCTGGCCTCCCTGAAGCGGTTCGACTTCGACCCGCCGGCGTCGTCGTTCGACGCGGCGTTCGGCAGCGCGGACTGA
- a CDS encoding Gfo/Idh/MocA family protein, producing the protein MSRREETEQGAAAPPRQATLGVGMVGYAFMGAAHSQGWRTAGHVFDLPMRPALAAICGRDRTAVDAAAARHGWAAAETDWRALIARDDVQLVDICTPGDSHAEIAIAALEAGKHVLCEKPLANTVAEAEAMVAAAERAAARGQVAIVGFNYRKVPAITYARTLIAEGRLGALRHVRATYLQDWLVDPESPLTWRLKREHAGSGALGDLGAHIVDLAQYLTGERLVGVSAVSETFVRSRPALAGPGAGLSGAADGTARGEVTVDDATLFTGRLASGALASFEATRMAAGRKNALRLEINGERGSLAFDLERLNELSFHDHTEPAVTAGFRRILVTEPEHPYLEAWWPPGHGLGYEHTFVHQAADVVRTIATGSAPMPSFADGLQVQRVLAAVEESAEKNSVHTTVPF; encoded by the coding sequence ATGTCCCGTAGGGAAGAGACGGAGCAGGGGGCCGCAGCGCCGCCGCGGCAGGCGACGCTCGGCGTCGGCATGGTCGGATACGCGTTCATGGGCGCCGCCCACTCCCAGGGGTGGCGTACCGCAGGACATGTCTTCGACCTGCCGATGCGGCCGGCTCTCGCGGCGATCTGCGGACGCGACCGGACCGCGGTCGACGCCGCAGCCGCCCGGCACGGCTGGGCGGCGGCCGAGACCGACTGGCGCGCCCTGATCGCCCGGGACGACGTGCAGCTCGTGGACATCTGCACACCCGGCGACAGCCACGCGGAGATCGCCATCGCCGCCCTGGAGGCGGGCAAGCACGTGCTGTGCGAGAAGCCGCTCGCCAACACCGTCGCCGAGGCGGAGGCCATGGTGGCGGCCGCGGAACGGGCCGCCGCACGGGGACAGGTGGCCATCGTGGGGTTCAACTACCGTAAGGTGCCCGCGATCACCTACGCCCGCACCCTGATCGCCGAGGGCCGGCTCGGTGCCCTGCGGCACGTACGGGCCACCTACCTCCAGGACTGGCTGGTCGATCCGGAATCGCCCCTCACCTGGCGGCTCAAGCGCGAGCACGCGGGGTCGGGCGCGCTGGGCGATCTGGGGGCGCACATCGTGGACCTCGCCCAGTACCTCACGGGGGAACGGCTGGTCGGGGTGTCGGCGGTCAGCGAGACCTTCGTACGGAGCCGGCCCGCGCTCGCCGGGCCCGGCGCCGGGCTCTCGGGGGCGGCGGACGGCACCGCACGGGGGGAGGTCACCGTCGACGACGCGACCCTGTTCACCGGCCGCCTCGCCTCCGGGGCCCTGGCCTCCTTCGAGGCGACCCGGATGGCGGCGGGCCGCAAGAACGCGCTGCGCCTGGAGATCAACGGAGAGCGCGGCTCGCTCGCCTTCGATCTGGAACGGCTCAACGAACTCTCCTTCCACGACCACACCGAACCGGCGGTCACCGCGGGATTCCGGCGGATCCTCGTCACCGAACCCGAGCACCCCTATCTGGAGGCGTGGTGGCCGCCGGGCCACGGCCTCGGCTACGAGCACACCTTCGTCCACCAGGCCGCGGACGTCGTGCGCACGATCGCCACGGGGTCGGCGCCCATGCCGTCCTTCGCCGACGGGCTCCAGGTGCAGCGGGTGCTCGCCGCCGTCGAGGAGAGCGCCGAGAAGAACTCCGTCCACACCACGGTCCCGTTCTAG
- a CDS encoding substrate-binding domain-containing protein yields MPETSRRGLLFGTAAVSAGALLTACTSNEPKSTGNATARSDQPAADDKPGKPVTIGFAGPQADHGWLNAINVNAKSRAEKYSEVTLEITEGSNDTAVQIGQVKTLINKKVDVLVILPADGKALTQVGLEAMKAGIPVINLDRIFASPQAYRCWVGGDNYGMGLNAGHYIGEQLKGKSNAKVVELAGIDSLELTKQRSQGFADALKNYSNVELVARQAADFTVESGQAKMAQLLQAQKKIDALWNHDDDQGVGALRAIQQAGRDEFIMVGGAGAKSAMDAIKADNSVLKATVLYPPTMAASAIDLARALGQSKGIGGLSEMEIPTSLTLYSAVVTKENIDQYLPTGFS; encoded by the coding sequence ATGCCAGAAACCAGCCGCAGAGGACTGCTCTTCGGCACCGCAGCCGTCTCCGCGGGCGCCCTCCTCACCGCCTGCACCAGCAACGAGCCGAAGTCCACCGGCAACGCGACCGCCCGGAGCGACCAGCCCGCCGCCGACGACAAGCCGGGCAAGCCCGTCACCATCGGCTTCGCCGGTCCTCAGGCCGACCACGGCTGGCTCAACGCGATCAACGTCAACGCCAAGTCGCGGGCCGAGAAGTACTCCGAAGTGACCCTGGAGATCACCGAGGGGTCCAACGACACGGCCGTGCAGATCGGCCAGGTCAAGACCCTCATCAACAAGAAGGTCGACGTCCTCGTCATCCTTCCCGCGGACGGCAAGGCGCTCACCCAGGTCGGCCTCGAAGCGATGAAGGCGGGCATCCCCGTCATCAACCTCGACCGCATCTTCGCCTCCCCTCAGGCGTACCGCTGCTGGGTCGGCGGTGACAACTACGGAATGGGTCTGAACGCCGGTCACTACATCGGCGAGCAGCTCAAGGGCAAGTCGAACGCCAAGGTCGTCGAACTCGCGGGCATCGACAGCCTGGAACTCACCAAACAGCGCAGCCAGGGCTTCGCCGACGCGCTCAAGAACTACTCCAACGTCGAGCTGGTGGCCCGTCAGGCAGCCGACTTCACTGTCGAGTCGGGGCAGGCGAAGATGGCCCAGCTCCTCCAGGCGCAGAAGAAGATCGACGCGCTGTGGAACCACGACGACGACCAGGGCGTGGGTGCGCTGCGCGCCATTCAGCAGGCGGGCCGCGACGAGTTCATCATGGTCGGCGGCGCCGGTGCCAAGTCGGCGATGGACGCCATCAAGGCCGACAACAGTGTCCTGAAGGCCACCGTCCTGTACCCGCCGACGATGGCCGCGTCCGCCATCGACCTGGCGCGCGCCCTCGGTCAGAGCAAGGGCATCGGAGGTCTCTCCGAGATGGAGATCCCGACCTCGCTCACCCTCTACTCGGCCGTGGTCACCAAGGAGAACATCGACCAGTACCTGCCGACGGGCTTCAGCTGA
- a CDS encoding ABC transporter permease, translating to MTQPVSSAQHNGPDKGVLTGPAAAPPSKKEGGGGPRVFGLRADVRNLSLLGVLAVLIAVGGITEPEAFLDTGNLQLILTQASVIGVVTVGMTFVITSGGIDLSVGAMVALASVWATTLATQEYGFAGILFTAVIVGLAAGLVNGVLVAYGGMVPFIATLAMLASARGLALQITDGKTQIVTVRSVLDLGLPDSYILGIPPLVLVFAAVTVAGWLILNRTTFGRRTVAVGGNAEAARLAGIDVRRQRLYLYLLSGLCCGIAAFMLIILSGSGQNTNGNLYELDAIAAAIIGGTLLSGGRGTIVGSVLGVLVFTTITNIFALNNLQSDVQQIAKGAIIVAAVLVQRRTLRNGET from the coding sequence ATGACGCAGCCCGTCTCGTCGGCGCAGCACAACGGGCCGGACAAGGGGGTCCTGACCGGCCCGGCCGCCGCCCCGCCCTCGAAGAAGGAGGGAGGAGGCGGACCGCGGGTCTTCGGTCTGCGCGCCGACGTCCGCAACCTGTCGCTCCTCGGTGTGCTCGCCGTACTGATCGCCGTCGGCGGTATCACCGAACCCGAAGCCTTCCTGGACACCGGGAACCTTCAGCTGATCCTGACGCAGGCGTCCGTCATCGGAGTCGTCACCGTCGGCATGACCTTCGTCATCACCAGTGGCGGCATAGACCTGTCGGTCGGTGCGATGGTGGCGCTCGCCTCCGTCTGGGCGACGACACTCGCCACCCAGGAGTACGGCTTCGCGGGCATCCTCTTCACCGCCGTGATCGTCGGACTCGCGGCAGGACTCGTCAACGGGGTCCTCGTCGCGTACGGCGGGATGGTCCCGTTCATCGCGACGCTCGCCATGCTCGCGTCGGCCCGCGGGCTGGCCCTCCAGATCACCGACGGCAAGACGCAGATCGTCACCGTGCGGTCCGTCCTCGACCTGGGCCTCCCCGACTCCTACATCCTGGGGATACCGCCGCTGGTCCTGGTCTTCGCGGCGGTCACCGTCGCCGGCTGGCTGATCCTGAACCGGACGACCTTCGGACGGCGTACGGTCGCAGTCGGCGGCAACGCGGAAGCGGCCCGGCTGGCCGGCATCGACGTCCGCCGCCAGCGCCTCTACCTGTATCTGCTCTCCGGACTCTGCTGCGGCATCGCCGCGTTCATGCTGATCATCCTGTCCGGTTCGGGACAGAACACCAACGGCAACCTCTACGAGCTCGACGCCATCGCCGCGGCCATCATCGGCGGCACCCTCCTCAGCGGCGGGCGCGGCACCATCGTCGGCTCCGTGCTGGGTGTGCTCGTCTTCACCACGATCACCAACATCTTCGCGCTCAACAACCTGCAGAGCGATGTCCAGCAGATCGCCAAGGGCGCGATCATCGTCGCCGCCGTCCTGGTCCAGCGCCGCACGCTGCGCAACGGAGAGACCTGA
- a CDS encoding sugar ABC transporter ATP-binding protein, with protein sequence MSGITKSFPGVRALDGVDLEVLAGEVHCLLGQNGAGKSTLIKVLAGAHQPDGGEITWRGAPVALKSPIAAMRLGIATIYQELDLVEGLSVAENIFLGHEPTTAGFVVRTREARTAAGEHLKRLGHPEIDPARAVGDLSAAQQQIVSMARALSHDVRLIVMDEPSAALDPDEVDNLFRIVDGLTAEGVAVVYISHRLEEIRRIGDRVTVLKDGRAVAVGLPAKFTPTRDIVAMMTGRNVEYVFPERTGTPAGRADAQPVLTVEGLSRKGEFEPLDLELRPGEIVGLAGLVGSGRSEILETVFGARRPTTGRVTVDGKPLRPGSVRAAVAAGIGLAPEERKAQALLLTESVTRNVSVSSLSRFARAGWLDRGAERTAARTATRELSLRPDNPDAAVRTLSGGNQQKAVLARWLLRGCRVLLLDEPTRGVDVGARAELYAVIRRLADDGLAVLLVSSEVPEVLGLADRVLVLREGRVVHAADAQELDEHRVLDLVMEGSPAS encoded by the coding sequence ATGTCCGGCATCACCAAGTCCTTCCCAGGAGTGCGCGCCCTCGACGGCGTGGACCTGGAAGTGCTGGCCGGCGAAGTCCACTGCCTCCTCGGCCAGAACGGCGCCGGAAAGTCCACCCTCATCAAGGTGCTGGCCGGGGCCCACCAGCCCGACGGCGGAGAGATCACCTGGCGCGGCGCACCCGTCGCGCTCAAATCGCCCATCGCCGCGATGCGCCTCGGGATCGCCACCATCTACCAGGAACTCGACCTGGTGGAGGGGCTGTCGGTCGCCGAGAACATCTTCCTCGGGCACGAACCGACCACCGCGGGCTTCGTCGTCCGCACCCGCGAGGCCCGTACAGCGGCGGGCGAGCACCTGAAACGGCTCGGCCACCCCGAGATCGACCCCGCCCGCGCCGTCGGCGACCTCTCCGCCGCCCAGCAGCAGATCGTCTCCATGGCACGGGCGCTCTCGCACGACGTACGCCTCATCGTGATGGACGAACCGTCGGCCGCCCTCGACCCGGACGAGGTGGACAACCTCTTCCGGATCGTCGACGGGCTCACCGCCGAAGGTGTCGCCGTCGTCTACATCTCCCACCGGCTGGAGGAGATCCGCCGGATCGGTGACCGGGTGACCGTACTCAAGGACGGCCGGGCCGTGGCCGTGGGACTTCCCGCGAAGTTCACCCCCACGCGCGACATCGTTGCCATGATGACCGGGCGGAACGTCGAGTACGTCTTCCCCGAGCGCACCGGAACTCCGGCGGGCCGTGCCGACGCCCAGCCGGTCCTCACCGTCGAAGGGCTGTCGAGGAAGGGGGAGTTCGAACCGCTCGACCTCGAACTGCGGCCCGGTGAGATCGTCGGCCTCGCCGGACTCGTCGGCTCCGGCCGTTCCGAGATCCTGGAAACCGTCTTCGGCGCCCGCAGGCCCACCACGGGCCGGGTCACCGTCGACGGAAAGCCACTTCGCCCCGGTAGCGTCCGTGCCGCGGTGGCCGCCGGAATCGGGCTGGCACCGGAGGAACGCAAGGCGCAGGCACTCCTGTTGACCGAATCGGTCACCCGTAACGTCTCCGTCTCCTCACTTTCGCGCTTCGCCCGGGCCGGCTGGCTCGACCGTGGTGCCGAACGGACCGCTGCCAGGACCGCCACCCGGGAGCTCTCCCTGCGGCCCGACAACCCGGACGCGGCCGTCCGTACCCTCTCCGGCGGCAACCAGCAGAAGGCGGTCCTGGCCCGCTGGCTGCTGCGCGGCTGCCGGGTCCTGCTCCTGGACGAACCCACCCGCGGTGTCGACGTCGGCGCCCGCGCCGAGCTGTACGCCGTGATCCGCCGGCTGGCCGACGACGGCCTTGCCGTACTGCTCGTCTCCAGTGAGGTACCCGAAGTGCTGGGCCTCGCCGACCGGGTGCTGGTGCTCCGCGAGGGCCGCGTCGTGCACGCGGCCGACGCGCAGGAGCTCGACGAGCACCGCGTACTCGATCTCGTGATGGAAGGGAGCCCGGCATCATGA
- a CDS encoding ROK family transcriptional regulator yields MTARPANAHQARLLRLLRDGGPNSRAQLGDEVDLSRSKLAVEVDRLLETGLVVADGLAASRGGRRSHNIRLAPALRFLGVDIGATSIDVAVTNAELEVLGHLNHPMDVREGPVAVFEQVLSMAAKLRASGLAEGFDGAGIGVPGPVRFPEGIPVAPPIMPGWDGFPVREALSQELGCPVMVDNDVNLMAMGEQHAGVARSVGDFLCVKIGTGIGCGIVVGGKVYRGTTGSAGDIGHIQVEPDGRACACGNRGCLEAHFSGAALARDAEDAARSGRSAELAARLEAAGKLNAVDVAAAAAAGDAAALDLIREGGNRVGQVIAGLVSFFNPGLVVIGGGVTGLGHNLLASVRTQVYRQSLPLATGNLPIVLGELGPAAGVIGAARLISDHLFSPA; encoded by the coding sequence ATGACGGCTCGGCCCGCGAACGCGCATCAGGCGCGACTGCTACGGCTGTTGCGTGACGGCGGCCCCAACTCCCGTGCGCAGTTGGGAGACGAGGTCGACCTCTCGCGCTCCAAGCTCGCCGTCGAGGTGGACAGGCTGCTGGAGACCGGCCTCGTCGTGGCCGACGGACTCGCCGCCTCGCGCGGCGGGCGCCGATCCCACAACATCCGGCTCGCCCCGGCACTGCGGTTCCTCGGCGTCGACATCGGCGCCACGTCCATCGACGTGGCCGTCACCAACGCGGAACTGGAGGTCCTCGGGCACCTCAACCACCCCATGGACGTACGCGAAGGTCCCGTCGCCGTCTTCGAGCAGGTGTTGTCGATGGCGGCCAAGCTCAGGGCCTCCGGGCTCGCCGAGGGTTTCGACGGCGCGGGCATCGGTGTACCGGGACCCGTCCGCTTCCCCGAAGGAATCCCGGTCGCGCCGCCGATCATGCCCGGCTGGGACGGCTTCCCGGTCCGCGAGGCACTCAGCCAGGAGCTGGGCTGCCCAGTCATGGTCGACAACGACGTGAACCTCATGGCGATGGGGGAGCAGCACGCGGGCGTCGCACGCTCCGTGGGCGACTTCCTCTGTGTCAAGATCGGCACGGGTATCGGCTGTGGCATCGTCGTCGGCGGCAAGGTCTACCGCGGCACGACCGGCAGCGCCGGGGACATCGGCCACATCCAGGTGGAACCGGACGGCAGGGCCTGCGCCTGCGGCAACCGGGGCTGCCTGGAAGCCCACTTCAGTGGCGCGGCGCTCGCCCGCGACGCGGAGGACGCGGCGCGCTCGGGCCGGTCCGCGGAACTCGCGGCGCGGCTGGAAGCGGCCGGCAAACTCAACGCCGTCGACGTCGCGGCCGCCGCGGCGGCCGGTGACGCCGCCGCCCTCGACCTGATCCGTGAGGGCGGCAACAGGGTCGGCCAGGTCATCGCCGGACTCGTCAGCTTCTTCAACCCCGGACTCGTGGTGATCGGCGGCGGGGTGACCGGCCTCGGACACAATCTGCTCGCCAGTGTCCGGACCCAGGTCTACCGGCAGTCCCTGCCGCTCGCCACCGGCAACCTCCCGATCGTCCTGGGGGAGTTGGGGCCGGCCGCCGGAGTGATCGGTGCCGCCCGGCTCATCAGCGACCACCTGTTCTCACCGGCCTGA